From the Papaver somniferum cultivar HN1 chromosome 2, ASM357369v1, whole genome shotgun sequence genome, the window tgtgcacttgtttaccttagctgatctcacccacaactaagagttgatacgacccaaaatcgcaagctttgacaataaacaaatatgtctcacacagacaagtctatcaaaggatcaatctgtctcccacaaataaaccctaaaggttttgttctgtcttttgataataatcaaggtgaacacgaaccaattgataatccggtcttatatttccgaagaacagtctagagttattaatcacctcacaacaatcttaatcgtatggtagcgaaaaaagatgttgcggaatcacaaacaatgagacgaagatgtttgtgattacttattatatcttgcctatcggagatatcaatctcaagccaatcaatctgattgtactcgtacgatagaagatgcaagatcagatcacataactacgataaaagtagtatcggtttggcttcacaatcccaatgaagtctttaagtcgttaacctggttttagaagaagaaaaccaaaggttaaagaagaatcgactctagcacgcaaactagtatcacacgtaaggtgtggggattagtttttcacaatactagatgtctcttttatatagtctttcaaatcagggtttgcaatcaatgttagcttagtaacaaagcattcaacattcaccgttagatgaaaacctgatttagattcaagctaatatttctcaaccgttagatcgaaaacttagcttgttacacacacttgacaatgcacgcttctaggtttgttaaccgtacccaaacgtatgcacttgttggttcaacaatagttaaccaaaaggctagccatatgagcatttcatatcaaccatgttcttcttcaccataactagttcaaatgacttcaaataaactagatagagagttgttcaattgcaaggaaatcttatgtactacacaagacacaattgaagcaaagatgatttgattcacttgaatcggttcatgaacttttatagccacggtttgcaaactgcattccttagtctttttaagtttaagttcagaagtcatcttcagatatataaccttctcaagttcgcagactaggttcgcggacttaagttaccgggcagagtttacaaactccagcataaattctcgggtatgagaaattcgtcggttcgcggactgggttcgcggacttagcttcacgcaagtggtttgtcaactccagcagaaattctcgggtttgagaacttcggcagttcgtggacttggctcatgccattcttctggttctcttgatcaacaaagttcgcaaactttggttcaagaaataggacttatacataaatgtctttccacaacaatgcttatgtccaccattggttatgtaatctaaactctcatttcaatcattgaaacattcttagaggacgttatatagttgttacaccatttctcgtcaaagcaattttcaagatgattgaaacatatcatgactttcgtcacatggtaaagataaacttgatcgaagcgaaaatcttaccaacacatatttcgagatgtagataggcgaggtatactcggctcgaaatataaaatgtgtataatccaagtctatatatatagcctacgacttcttgtctcaaagagtaggagatagagtagataaaattttgagtgatagataagttcaggtcttcacatacctttttgtcgagaagctccaccggttccttgagtagttcttttacttatatgatgaatcgccatgaagccttgagctcaactacactttttatcctagtctgagacttagctataatagacaagaaatcaagacttatagttttgatcactaacattgacaaacatgcttgatataacacgagttcgaccgagcaatgctctaacacttatgaTTTTGTATGCAACCTGTTGCTAAGTTTGCATATGCTTGGAGTATGCAACCCGTTGTTCACTCTCTATCTTAGTTAGGTCTTTATGTTTGCTAAATAACACTGGTGCTTTAATAAGTACTTTGAATAATGTTGAGGAGATCTCACTGAGTAGTTATATTTGCAAGCTTATCTCTTAGAAGTTGATGGTTATATTGTCAAGAGACGACAAATTTGCATATCCAAGTTGGTGATTGCTAGAGTTGAGGGTGGTATCAACAACTATGTTGCTAGAGTTCAGTTGTTGTATGGAAATTTATTATTACTTCTCATAATTTCTAGTGTCGAATGCTTCTAAAGTTGTCTGTATACAACTATGGTGGTTGTCGTGCTTCAATGTTTCTACACCAATTTACTAGCCTGCTACTTCTTAATGGCAATTCTTACCCCACAACTCTTGCTTCTGGCCTGCTACATCTGTTGTGAAAGAAAAGCTACAGTCCTGCACCTTCTTATCTATTCTGGTTCATTATCATCGTATACATACTTAGATACTGTTGTTGACTATGCTTTTATGTACTTGCGGTGCTTCCTTCAGTCCATGGTCTTTCTTGGAGATGATTTCTTGCTTTAGAGGATTAACTTCTTCAACTACAGGGAGTTTTTGAGTTCTTGTTTTGCAGAGTATGTATGCAGGTGCTAGTCCACCTGTTGGTTTTCAATTTCTATCTGCAATACAGGGTACAAGTACAACTTCGGTCTGAGCAACTCCCACTGCAATACCAACTGCCAGCTACAGCCATTCAATTTCTGTATTACTCATGGTATTCCGCTACAACCTACTCAACACTAATATCTCTTTCGTATGTGCTGCTGTTTACgggattttatttcttttaatacTTCATATTGGCAAGACTTATTCGCTAGCAATATCAGCAGCAACACCATCATCATTTGAGCTCCCGCCTTTATTATCACCTGTCAGCTCGCCAACAATCAACTCTCTCTTTGTTTTCTCTtctgttattcttttttttttttgtagcgtGAGTGGTTGTATGGCTTGTCTTGTGTGCAAGATCAATGTCCCTTTGCAAGGCACCTTGACCTTGAAGGGAGCTAATAGCGTGAGTGATTGTATGCTTGTCCTGTGTGAATGTAAGAGTCATTGTATGTGCCATGAGCACGTGAGAGGTGAGTGCTGAATGAGTCTTTAGAGTCTGAGTATATATACTCACTGTCTTGTAATGAGTCAACTATTCTTTCCTAATCAATATTATCCAACTCTTAACAATGAAGATATCAGAAATCTATCTGAATATACTGGACGACCAAGTTTTGACCGCTCGGTGAAGACTCGACCTTTGTTTGCTGGTATGCCAGCTCCTTAGTGCATATAAAACTGACAAACTAACCAGGTTGCTATGCTCATAAAAACTGGCCTTTGCTACACATATTTGCCACTTTGCCATGTCCATAGTGGCCAAATGCATAAGAGATTAAATTCGGCCTTAAATTCCCTGGAACTGTGAAGTGTGCGTCCAAGCCCACTTTGTGTTTTTCCTTCCTTAATTCTTATCGTCAAAAATCCGAACTCACTAAAACCTGAATTTACATTATTAACCTTCTCTACTTGCTTGACAACTGAACCACTCTACACTCCACCCATATGTCTCCTCTCTATTCTTCCTCTCGCGCTACAACATCcgtaaacttaacaaacaaatttGAAATACCCAATTTTATCCTTCCATGGCTACAACcatctcatcttcttctcctttcacagaatcaacaacaaaccctaattcttcacaACCACAATCCCtaatttcgtcttcaattgattcaatcgaatctcaATTCTCAAATATTTCTTTCTCTTCAGCACCATCATCTATGCAAGAACAAGAACAACAATCAAACCCTAATGATGAAGAACAATCAAACCCTAATGATGAAGAACATCAATTAAAACTTGACCTTCCATCTCCTTTACTTCAAACTCttaacccaaaccctaatttatcagattccccttcttcttcaccgtctTTACTTCATCTATCATTCAATCAAGATCACGGATGTTTCGCAGCGGGTACTGATAACGGGTTTCGGATCTACAATTGTGATCCCTTCCGGGAGATATTCCGACGTGATTTTGATCATGGTGGAGGTATCGGAGTCGTGGAGATGTTGTTTCGCTGTAATATACTTGCATTAGTTGGTGGTGGACCTGAGCCGCAATACCCAATTAACAAAGTTATGATTTGGGATGATCATCAAAGTCGTTGTATTGGTGAATTATCATTTAGATCTGAAGTTCGGACTGTTCGATTACGTCGCGATCGTATAATTGTTGTTCTTGAACAGAAAATCTTTGTGTATAATTTTGCTGATTTGAAATTACTTCATCAGATTGAAACAATTGCAAATCCCAAAGGGCTTTGTGTTGTTTCACAAGTATCGGGTTCATTGGTATTAGTTTGTCCTGGTTTGCAAAAGGGTCAAGTAAGAGTGGAACATTATGGGTCGAAGAGGACTAAGTTTATTATGGCTCATGATTCTAGAATTGCTTGTTTTGCATTGACTCAAGATGGGAGAACACTTGCTACTGCTAGCAGTAAGGGAACTCTGGTTAGGATTTTCAACACGTTTGACGGGACGCTTCTGCAAGAGGTAATGCTTTAGGCTTCTTCATTTTTGAGTGATAACTTGTTAATTTTCATTCTTAttggtgattgttatgttttaaatttatgttttttttttttggttgaaacTGTTGTCTTGATTACTAGTTTAGTTGTGAGTTTAGTTTGAACTTGACAAATACTATTAGTGGAGTGGGTAGTGGATAGTGGATAACTTTGCTTTGCTCAAGTAATGGATCTGATAACTGATTTTATGACCTTAAAAGGGGCTTAGGTATGTTCACAGCAGAGCTAAGAGCTTTGGTTACTTACTGGAATTGAAGCCAGCATAGTGTGTTATGGAGACTTGAAAAAAAACCCTTCACCTATAGCCTACCGTTAGAAAACATGGGCAACCATGGTGTAGAACTCTTCAGTGTCCAGCAATTACTCAAAGAGTTTAGTCAAAGCAAACTAGTTATATTGATACATAAGAATTAAGACAAGGAAGTGTCACAACTTGGTTTTAACTTTGGAGTCTATGGACTACCAAAGAACTTGCGACTTAAAATGTTCACTGCCGGGTTGTCCTTAGATAAGGGAAGGTTTTTAGTTGGAATATTGTTGCTTCGCTACTTACTGTAAAATTGATTTAGTGAATTACTCCCGTGGTTCTTCTAGTAGTGCATTATATGAATCATGGATTATCGTGTTTGCGGCACTTACTAATTGCCTTTGCATACTTGAATGAAGAACAAAAGCAGACATGCAAGGTTCCTATGGGGCATTTGTTATTGTCAAAGTCAATGTTTAAAGAAGTGGTACGGTGAAGTTGTACACTCACCTAGCAAGTGTAAAGCTCTGGTATAAGCGTTATTCGCTGCCTCACACATAGTCAATTGGTTTTACTCTAATAACTAGACCGTTAACATGAGTGTCAACTTTCAAGCTGTATCCTTTTATGTGCACTTTCTTGCTTGGGCATACTTGATGGAAGAATAGAAGATGATaacagaagaaaataaaaagaaaaagaggaaataGTAAAAATGACTAAAGGAGAATAAGAAACGGTTGGTTGAATGAATTAATAaaatagttttatgatttttttattattcaaGGCTATAGGAAAGTCCAAGAGACGTGTAGGACCTATTTTTTGGCTTCAAAGCTATGAAGAAAATCCAACTAAATATGGTGTTTTGAAGCGTTAGTATCAGGCTGTTTTGGGGGCGAAGCGCATGTAGGCGGGATGGCGCTGTTCaaaacacctttttgaaccaTGGTATTAGTATCTCTTGTGAAATCAATGTGTTTGAGTTGTGGTCATTGGCCAGCATGGTTTAAAAAGGTGTTTTGGGGTGTGCCTTGATAAGTGCTTTTTTGCGCCTTCCAAAACCCCCTAATACTTTGCACCAGATGTAGGTCTCGttcaacgaaaaaaaaaaaaattgggcttTGAAGCCTAGTAATAAACAGGCCCTAAACGTCTGTTAAgctcttgtgtttttttttttaataacttcATAttatcataaaaatgttaaaattATTTACCAATTGTTTGAGACGTTTTTTCTTTCTACTCCGCAAGTCTGTTActattttttgttattattttttcttctgtGATCATCTTCTATCTGTTATTCAATTATGGCTGGCCAAGCTAGAAAATCTACAAAAAGGACAACTTAAAAGTGTGTCACTCATCTTCTGATCTTCATATAGATATTTAAGCATATAAGCATATATGTATTCATATGTTTTGCGAGTCAACTCTTCGATAAAGCTTTACCACGCCATATCGCTTTTTGGAACATTGTTGACAAGGATACACAATGAGCTTTACTAGTATTTAAGCTTTTTAATCTACTGGGTACTTTTTTCTGCAACTGATTGGACTTATTATTGGCAGGTTAGAAGAGGTACAGACAGAGCAGAAATCTATAGCCTTGCCTTTTCTAATACCACCCAGTGGCTAGCCGTCTCAAGTGACAAGGGCACGGTTCATGTCTTTAGTCTTAAGATCAATGCGGGATCCTCAACAGTTGATAAGGCGCACAATTCACCTGACAATGATGTCACTGGTTCCTCAGCCAGTTCATCTCTCTCATTATTAAAAGGTGACCTAACTTTCTCTATTTTAAAATATATACTCCATTGTAATGGATGTACTTATAATGAAGTATGATTGGGATACAGTCCTTGCCCTAGCCTATGAACTTCCTCATCCTTTTTTTGGTCTAAACCGGTAATTTATTTCTTTGACAATCTAGAATGAAGATTCCCGAGGTACATATTCATGTGCAAACATCGGCAAGTAAAGATATTTTATGTGGTTGTTAATTCTCTACTTTTTAGGATTTTGGAAGATATTTGGGCTGTTCTCTTGTTTGACAATGTATTAAGTTCTTTATTGAAAATGGTCGTACTAAGCAAACCAATACATAACGAGCTTTTAAGTAAGATTAATGTTGTTCCTTTTCAGGTGTGCTGCCAAAATATTTCCACTCGGAATGGTCTGTGGCTCAGTTTCGCTTGAGTGAATCTTCACAGTACATTGTTGCTTTTGGGCACCAGAAGAATACAGTCGtgattcttgggatggatggaagGTAAATATCAAACCTCAATTGACGTTACTAGGGATTTTTGTTAAATCCACTTAACTGTAAAAACTGTAAGAAACAAAGATGCTTATATGATAACCACATCGACCATAGTTTGGACATCTATTGTACATCCTTAGATTATCTAATCCTTAAAATAGAGATAAATTTGATCAATATACATTTTTGGACTTGCAGCTTTTATAGGTGTCAGTTTGATCCAGTGACTGGGGGTGAAATGACGCAACTGGAATTCTCCAACTTCCTGAAGCCGGAGGGACCGTTTTAGACTGTATATCTTCTGATTTGAGCAGCTTACTGTTTCTCGTTATGTTTATATGTAGATATGTGCATCTGTTCTGTTCTTGTGGCTAAAATAATGGTGTGTAAATATCATGGGCATGGGGAATTGATTAGGATTTGGAATAAACTTTTTTTTCAACCAGATAACATATCTGTTGTGTTCAAATTCGACTCGCATCTCAATATTTATCACAATTCAAGAACATTGAAATACGGTATTTCAGACAACAACACGTCTAACATCAAGTTAGCTTGTGGTGCTTTTGACAGTTTGTTAATTgacatatattttttttctttttttcttttttgaagcatggCATATCCCTTCCTTGGTgatccatatatatatattgaagtaTAAAGTGACATTATATTAAACTAAGCAAGAAGCAACgaaattgtggatgtgttgtaccTATCTTCCTCATAATTCTTATATCTTTTACCTCCTTAGAGCATCTTCAATATTTTTGGGGTTAAGGTCATCTTATGCGAAGGTTTTATCGACACCTTTTAAGGTTATCTTATGTGAAGGTCTTATTAGGGTTAAGATTATCTTATGCGAAGGTTTTATCGACACTTTTTAAGGTTATCTTATGTGAAGGTCTTATTAACACCTTTTTATAGTGGATCATTGACTGATTGCTATAAGTTATCTTATCGACACCTTTTAAGGTTATCTTACGTGAAGGTCTTATTAACACCTTTTTTATAGTGGATTATTGACTCATTGCTATACGTTATCTTATGTGAAGGTCTCATTAACACCTTTTTATAGTAGGTCATTGACTCATTGCTATAAGATAAAAGGAaacttcttttttctttgatGCCCTAGACTACATCAAAACTCCTTATATTGGAGTGCAATTCAGCAATTACAGGTTCAAATCCCTACCTCCATAGTGGGAGGGAGCATGCCAAAATTTCAACTAAAGTTCATCACCAATCTCCAaggtcttatccaacaaactttGCATAaatttagaagatgatgatgtggacTTAAAACCCAAGGTCATAGAGAAAGTTTGATCTAGATTTTATCCTTTACCTTTGCTTACCCGTGTTATCTTTTTTATTCCTTCAcattggagatgaaattttgGTGGAAAAGGTCTTAAATCTTAGGTGTCATGCAATTTTAAGACCTTGACCCCTTGCATTGGGGATGCTCTTAAAAGCAGCAAGGGGATGAATATTTAAGCAGGTGTCGATTTTGACCCGAAAATGACTGCAGATTTAGGATATGCCAACCGGAAAAATTGGGTCGTCGGATCGTGAAGTTGGTCATGGTTAACCAAATGGCCACGACTTTTTGGGTTAATATACAACTAGGGGTTTCTAGGTTAACCAAACATCTAGGGGGTTTCTAGAAAATACGTTACAAATGACGGTCACAGAACAACTATGGCTGAGTATTGTAGCATATCAGTTTCGAATATGACACACTAAAAGTATCCCCTTACAGTTCTACTGACGCGTGAAACGCATGCCATCCCACTTGTAAACGTAATACAAGTTCAATATCAGCCAACAACCAGATAAAGTACATAAGTTTTAGTTAGTAGTCACTCACATAATACAACAGATTAATCATACGAGTATCATGACATTCTAATATCTATGTgtgttattatttttcatttattttcatcATTTGCTACAATAAAATACATAGGGTTATTTTGTCTTATGGGGATTTTGGTACACCCCTGAGCAATCTTGGTAACCTCATGTAGCAATCTTGATATATCTTcataaatccttttttttttcttcctaaggTTATGTTGTAGTATTAGTAGAAGATGAAAGAACATGAAAAGAAGAACTCTTATTAACTAGAGATAACCTACatgttatatagacttttatgtctCTGCAAATAAGTTATGTGGTTACTTCTATATGGGTCGCATACACTCACTCTTGTGCGGTTCAGTAGCTCCGCTTCTTATACAGTGCTCCAGATATAGTTTTTTTATATCTAGTTTTTCCCTTTATGATCACTGTATTTAAGTCAATTTCCTAACTAAAACCTCGTACGGAAAATCCAtatggacaaaacctgaactaaggaAAATAAATACAATATTAGGAAAACTTAGAGCAGATTTGGATTGCATATAtttcctcattaaaaaccttgacaAGTAAAATtttagtgggacaaaaccttggcgaagggaaaaagagtataaCGAGATAATTCTAAAAGTATGCCTTTATCGAGTAACTGTACAAAGTATCTTTAATATGCTTCGTGCGTGATCGATGAAAACCCAATGTTGATATTTTATAGTTATATATCACTACTATGGACTGATTTGGTGCCGAGAAACATTGCGAT encodes:
- the LOC113349652 gene encoding autophagy-related protein 18a-like — translated: MATTISSSSPFTESTTNPNSSQPQSLISSSIDSIESQFSNISFSSAPSSMQEQEQQSNPNDEEQSNPNDEEHQLKLDLPSPLLQTLNPNPNLSDSPSSSPSLLHLSFNQDHGCFAAGTDNGFRIYNCDPFREIFRRDFDHGGGIGVVEMLFRCNILALVGGGPEPQYPINKVMIWDDHQSRCIGELSFRSEVRTVRLRRDRIIVVLEQKIFVYNFADLKLLHQIETIANPKGLCVVSQVSGSLVLVCPGLQKGQVRVEHYGSKRTKFIMAHDSRIACFALTQDGRTLATASSKGTLVRIFNTFDGTLLQEVRRGTDRAEIYSLAFSNTTQWLAVSSDKGTVHVFSLKINAGSSTVDKAHNSPDNDVTGSSASSSLSLLKGVLPKYFHSEWSVAQFRLSESSQYIVAFGHQKNTVVILGMDGSFYRCQFDPVTGGEMTQLEFSNFLKPEGPF